A genomic segment from Kineosporia corallincola encodes:
- a CDS encoding ABC transporter ATP-binding protein, whose protein sequence is MSLSLENVTLGYDGRVVAPDLRFTVPEGEFTAVIGPNGCGKSTLLKALARTLKPLAGQIILDGEPLRSRRPRATARRIASLPQHPVAPESLRVRDLVARGRHPYHSLLRQWLPGDAELVDDAMAATGVTELADRLLTDLSGGQRQRAWIAMVLAQQTRYVLLDEPTSFLDLAHQVELLHLCQDLCRPPREGQEQGGRTVLAVLHDVNQAARYASHLVVMHEGRIVATGAPADVLNEQLLKDVFGVDAVIGADPQSGTPMVTVRARPARP, encoded by the coding sequence GTGAGCCTGTCGCTGGAGAACGTGACACTCGGGTACGACGGCCGGGTGGTGGCCCCGGACCTGCGGTTCACCGTGCCGGAGGGCGAGTTCACCGCCGTCATCGGGCCGAACGGGTGCGGCAAGTCGACGCTGCTCAAGGCTCTCGCCCGCACGCTGAAACCCCTGGCGGGCCAGATCATTCTGGACGGCGAACCGCTGCGCTCCCGGCGCCCGCGGGCCACCGCCCGGCGGATCGCCTCGCTCCCCCAGCACCCGGTGGCGCCGGAGTCACTGCGGGTGCGTGACCTGGTGGCCCGGGGCCGGCACCCGTATCACTCGCTGCTGCGGCAGTGGCTGCCGGGAGACGCCGAACTGGTGGACGACGCGATGGCCGCGACCGGCGTCACCGAACTCGCCGACCGCCTGCTGACCGACCTGTCGGGTGGTCAGCGGCAGCGCGCCTGGATCGCGATGGTGCTGGCGCAGCAGACCCGTTACGTGCTGCTCGACGAGCCCACCTCGTTCCTCGACCTGGCCCACCAGGTGGAACTGCTGCACCTGTGCCAGGACCTCTGCCGGCCGCCGCGCGAGGGCCAGGAGCAGGGTGGCCGCACGGTGCTGGCCGTGCTGCACGACGTCAACCAGGCCGCGCGCTACGCCTCACACCTGGTGGTGATGCACGAGGGCCGGATCGTGGCCACCGGCGCCCCGGCCGACGTGCTGAACGAGCAGCTGCTGAAAGACGTGTTCGGAGTGGACGCCGTGATCGGCGCCGACCCGCAGAGCGGCACGCCGATGGTCACCGTTCGCGCGCGTCCCGCTCGGCCTTGA
- a CDS encoding FecCD family ABC transporter permease — protein MIVRLKHTVALPLHRGSVLYCWVTALAVLAAGVATLCLGRLGIPLADLPSALLGGAEGKTAFVLERLRGPRLATAVLTGALLGLSGALFQGVTRNPLGSPDVIGLGAGAGAGVAVTSLHATGVPTPVGAVLGAAVAALLVHLCTGTGFRSPTRTIVAGIGVSAAAYALTQYVVSVRLRDAAAQLAAYLAGSLNAASARDVAVAGVALAVTLPLAMTLPVSMRLLEMGDETAAGLGVDPDRVRTAAIVLSVVAAGAAVAAAGPIAFVALTAPQIARRTIGSAQAGVLPAAFTGALIMVLADLAAQQVPAFDGLPVGVLTLGVGGCYLGHLLLDQHRKGRL, from the coding sequence GTGATCGTGCGCCTGAAGCACACCGTGGCCCTCCCGCTGCACCGGGGTTCCGTGCTCTACTGCTGGGTGACGGCTCTCGCGGTGCTGGCCGCGGGCGTCGCCACGCTCTGCCTGGGACGCCTCGGCATCCCCCTCGCCGACCTGCCCTCCGCGCTGCTCGGGGGCGCGGAGGGCAAGACGGCGTTCGTGCTGGAACGGCTGCGCGGCCCGCGGCTGGCCACCGCCGTGCTGACCGGCGCCCTGCTCGGCCTCTCCGGCGCGCTGTTCCAGGGTGTCACCCGCAACCCCCTGGGCAGCCCGGACGTCATCGGCCTGGGTGCCGGGGCCGGGGCCGGGGTGGCCGTCACCTCGCTGCACGCCACCGGCGTGCCCACACCGGTGGGCGCCGTGCTCGGCGCCGCCGTTGCCGCGCTCCTCGTACACCTGTGCACCGGAACCGGTTTCCGTTCCCCCACCCGCACGATCGTCGCCGGCATCGGGGTGTCCGCGGCGGCCTACGCCCTCACCCAGTACGTGGTGAGCGTGCGACTGCGCGACGCCGCGGCGCAGCTGGCCGCCTACCTGGCCGGCTCGCTGAACGCCGCGAGCGCCCGGGACGTGGCCGTGGCCGGGGTGGCCCTGGCGGTCACACTGCCGCTCGCCATGACCCTGCCGGTGAGCATGCGGCTGCTGGAGATGGGCGACGAGACCGCGGCCGGCCTGGGCGTCGACCCGGACCGGGTGCGCACGGCCGCGATCGTGCTGTCGGTCGTCGCCGCCGGAGCCGCCGTCGCGGCCGCCGGGCCGATCGCGTTCGTCGCCCTGACCGCGCCCCAGATCGCCCGCCGCACCATCGGTTCCGCCCAGGCCGGGGTGCTGCCGGCCGCGTTCACCGGGGCCCTGATCATGGTGCTCGCCGACCTCGCCGCGCAGCAGGTGCCGGCGTTCGACGGCCTGCCCGTCGGCGTGCTCACCCTCGGGGTGGGCGGCTGCTACCTCGGTCATCTGCTGCTGGACCAGCACCGGAAAGGACGGCTGTGA